The Thermasporomyces composti region ACTACGACGCGATCGGTGCCGCGCGGGACGTCATCCAGAACCACCTGCTGCAGCTGCTGGCGCTCACCGCGATGGAGGAGCCGGTGAGCTTCGACGCCCGCAGCCTGCAGCTGGAGAAGCAGAAGGTGCTCGCCGCGGTGCAGCTGCCGCGACGGCTCGACCTGTACACCGCGCGGGGCCAGTACGCCGCGGGCTGGGCCGGTGGCGAGAAGGTCCGGGGCTACCTCGAGGAGGACGGCATCCCGAGTACGTCGCACACCGAGACCTACGCCGCGATCAAGCTCGAGATCGACATCCGGCGCTGGGCCGGGGTGCCGTTCTACCTGCGCACGGGGAAGCGCTTGGCACGCCGCGTCACCGAGGTGGCCGTGGTGTTCAAGCGGGCACCGCACCTGCCGTTCGCGGCGACGTCCACCGAGGAGCTCGGCGAGAACACCCTGGTGATGCGGATCCAGCCGGACGAGGGTGTCACGATCCGGTTCGGCTCGAAAGTCCCGGGCACCCAGATGGAGATCCGCGACGTGACGATGGACTTCGCCTACGGCGGCGCCTTCACCGAGTCCTCCCCCGAGGCGTACGAGCGACTCATCCTCGACGTCCTGCTCGGCGACTCCCCCTTGTTCCCACAGCACGAGGAAGTGGAGCTGTCGTGGCAGATCCTCGACCCGATCGTCGAGTTCTGGGCCGAGCAGGGCCCACCCGAGCAGTATCCGTCCGGTACGTGGGGGCCGAAGTCGGCCGACGAGATGTTGGCCCGTGACGGTCGAAGCTGGAGACGGCCTTGATCATCGACCTGTCGGACACCAATGCCAGCGCGATCGCGAGCGCCCTGGTCCGAGCCCGCCGCAGCGCGGGCAGCCCGGCGATGGGCATGGTGCTCACGCTCATCATCGTCGCCGACGAGCACTCGCACTACGACGCGATCCGGGCCGCCATGCAGGCCGCCAAGGAGCATCCCTCACGGATCATCGGGGTGATTCCCCAGGCTGGACGCGGCCCGGCCCGGCTGGACGCCGAGGTCCGCGTCGGCGGGGAGGGCGGCCCGGGTGAGAGCCTCTTGCTCCGCCTCTACGGCGAGCTCTCCCACCACCCGGAGTCCGTCGTCACCCCGCTGCTGCTGCCGGAGTCCCCCGTGGTCACCTGGTGGCCGGGGAAGGCACCGAGTGCCCCGTCGGCGGATCCGCTGGGTGCGCTAGCCCAACGGCGGATCACCGACTGCTCGGCCGCCCGCTACCCGCTGGCCGAGCTGCAGCAGCGCTGCCAGACCTACGCGCCCGGCGACACCGACTTGGCGTGGACCAGGATCACGCCGTGGCGGGCGCTCCTGGCCGCAGCGCTCGACCAGCCACACGGCATGATCTCCGGCGCCACGATCGAGGCCGAGCGCGCCAACGCGAGCGCCGACCTGCTGGGCGCGTGGCTGTCCTGGCGGCTGCGGATCCCGGTGACGGTGAAGCAGTCGGCCGGGCCTGGCATCACCGCCGCCCGCCTGCACACCGAGGACGGCGACATCGCGATCGACCGGACGGACGGTCGGGTCGCGCGGTACTCGATCCCCTTCCAGCCGGAGCGCACCGTCGCGTTGAAGCGCCGGGAGACCTCGGAGCTGCTGGCGGAGGAGCTGCGCCGGCTCGACCCCGACGAGATCTACGCGCGCACTGTCCAGGAGCTGCTGCGTACCGCGTCGGAGACGGCCGACCAGGTGCTGCTCTCCCCCGGTGAGCCGTCGGCTGAGAAGGCGGAGCGGCCCGCACGGAAGCGGGCGGCGAAGAAGCAGGCGGCTTCCGACGTGGGCGCGGAGCACGGCGGAAGGCGGACGGCGGCGAAGACGGCCAAGAAGGCCACGGCCAAGGCCCCGGCCGCGAAGGGAGCCGCCAAGAAGGCAGCGAAGAAGAGCGCCGCCAAGAAGACGACCGCCAAGAAGGCGACCGGTCGCACATCGACCACCCGCGCGGGTGGCGGCGCGAAGCGGGCGGCGTCGACGGGGCGCCGTGGACGGGAGGAGTCGTGACGAGCACGCCGGAGGTCGTCGTCCACGCCAACGCCGAGCTGCTGGCCCAGTCCGTCGCCGCCCGGCTGGTGACCCGCCTCGTGGACGTCCAGGCGAGCCGAGGAAGCGCCTCGGTCGTCCTGACCGGTGGCGGCATCGGCACCGCGAGTCTGGCCGCGCTGGCGTCCGCCCCGGCCCGCGACGCGATCGACTGGAGCCGCCTCGACATCTGGTGGGGTGACGAGCGGTTCCTGCCCACGGGCCATCCCGAGCGCAACGAGACCGGCGCCCGCCAGGCACTCCTGGACCACGTGCCGGTGGACCCGACGCGGGTGCACCCCATGCCCGCCTCCGATGGCCCGGATGGTGACGACGTGGAGGCGGCCGCGCGGCGCTACGCCGCCGAGCTGGCGGCTGCCCGTCGACCGGAGGACCATGGCCCGTTCCCCTCGTTCGACGTCCTGCTGCTCGGCGTCGGCCCTGACTGCCACGTGGCCTCGCTGTTCCCCGGGCTGCCGGCCGTGTACGACGAGCGGCCGGTGGTGGCCGTCCACGGTGCACCCAAGCCACCGCCCACCCGGATCAGCCTGACCTTCCCCGCCATCCAGGCCGCGCGCGAGGTCTGGCTGCTCGTCGCGGGTGAGGAGAAGGCCCCCGCTGTCCGCCTCGCCCTCTCCGGCGCGGGACACGTGCAGGTTCCCGCCGCGGGTGCTCGCGGGCGGCAGCGCACCCTCTGGCTGCTCGACCAGGCGGCGGCCGCTCAGCTGCCCAGCGACCTGCGTCGGCCGTCGGTGTAGCGGTCGGCTGTCGTGCCGCGTCGACGGCGTGTACGGGGCGCCGGGCCGGTCGTCGCCCGGACGATGAGCTCGCTGTCGAGGACATGGCGGGTGTCCGCGACGTCGTCATCGCCCAAGATCCGCAACAGGACCTCGACCGCGAGCTGGCCGGCCATTCGGGTCGGCGCGGAGACCGCGGTCAGCGGTGGCGTGGTGGTGTCCGCCACCACGTCGTCGCAGCCCACCACGCTGACGTCGTCCGGCACCGCCACCCCGGCCGCCGACAGTCCGGCGAGGATGCCTTGTGCGACCGCGTCGTCGAACGCCACGACCGCGGTGACCCGCGCGGCGAGCAACGCCGAGGTGCACTCGATGCCGGCCGCGTAGGTGGGACGGCTCGCTTGGACGGTGGCCACCTCCAACCCGCGGGCGGCGGCGACCCGGCGGACGGCGCGACGGCGCTGCTGGTTCGACCACGACGACGCTGGCCCGCTGACGTAGGCCAGACGTCGGTGTCCGAGGTCGGCGAGGTGCTCCACCGCCTGGGCCATGCCTGAGGCGCTGTCGATGAGCACCCTGGGCACTCCGGGGATGTCCCGGTTGACGAGCACG contains the following coding sequences:
- the pgl gene encoding 6-phosphogluconolactonase: MTSTPEVVVHANAELLAQSVAARLVTRLVDVQASRGSASVVLTGGGIGTASLAALASAPARDAIDWSRLDIWWGDERFLPTGHPERNETGARQALLDHVPVDPTRVHPMPASDGPDGDDVEAAARRYAAELAAARRPEDHGPFPSFDVLLLGVGPDCHVASLFPGLPAVYDERPVVAVHGAPKPPPTRISLTFPAIQAAREVWLLVAGEEKAPAVRLALSGAGHVQVPAAGARGRQRTLWLLDQAAAAQLPSDLRRPSV
- a CDS encoding glucose-6-phosphate dehydrogenase assembly protein OpcA, with protein sequence MIIDLSDTNASAIASALVRARRSAGSPAMGMVLTLIIVADEHSHYDAIRAAMQAAKEHPSRIIGVIPQAGRGPARLDAEVRVGGEGGPGESLLLRLYGELSHHPESVVTPLLLPESPVVTWWPGKAPSAPSADPLGALAQRRITDCSAARYPLAELQQRCQTYAPGDTDLAWTRITPWRALLAAALDQPHGMISGATIEAERANASADLLGAWLSWRLRIPVTVKQSAGPGITAARLHTEDGDIAIDRTDGRVARYSIPFQPERTVALKRRETSELLAEELRRLDPDEIYARTVQELLRTASETADQVLLSPGEPSAEKAERPARKRAAKKQAASDVGAEHGGRRTAAKTAKKATAKAPAAKGAAKKAAKKSAAKKTTAKKATGRTSTTRAGGGAKRAASTGRRGREES
- a CDS encoding LacI family DNA-binding transcriptional regulator produces the protein MTRGLTGARGLTGGGRTPTIREVAEAAGVSRATVSRAFTRPDLLRPETVERVREVAARLGYTPNVVARALSTGRYATIALVVPDIANPFFPPLMRGAQQAADAAGYSVVLGDSDESPAREDVLLTKFAHQVEGVVLASTRMPSARVREHATRRPLVLVNRDIPGVPRVLIDSASGMAQAVEHLADLGHRRLAYVSGPASSWSNQQRRRAVRRVAAARGLEVATVQASRPTYAAGIECTSALLAARVTAVVAFDDAVAQGILAGLSAAGVAVPDDVSVVGCDDVVADTTTPPLTAVSAPTRMAGQLAVEVLLRILGDDDVADTRHVLDSELIVRATTGPAPRTRRRRGTTADRYTDGRRRSLGS